From a single Pleurodeles waltl isolate 20211129_DDA chromosome 8, aPleWal1.hap1.20221129, whole genome shotgun sequence genomic region:
- the LOC138248944 gene encoding sodium/potassium-transporting ATPase subunit alpha-1 isoform X1 produces MDPLLGKAGRDKYEPAATSENAAKTRKGKKAAKQKDMDELKKEVTMEEHKLSLDELHRKFGTDLSRGLTTNRAAEILARDGPNALTPPPTTPEWVKFCRQLFGGFSMLLWIGAVLCFLAYGILAATEEEPLNDNLYLGVVLSAVVIITGCFSYYQEAKSSKIMESFKNMVPQQALVIRNGEKLSINAEGVVVGDLVEVKGGDRIPADLRIISAHGCKVDNSSLTGESEPQTRSPDFTNENPLETRNIAFFSTNCVEGTARGVVISTGDRTVMGRIATLASGLEGGRTPIAIEIEHFIHIITGVAVFLGVSFFILSLILEYTWLEAVIFLIGIIVANVPEGLLATVTVCLTLTAKRMARKNCLVKNLEAVETLGSTSTICSDKTGTLTQNRMTVAHMWFDNQIHEADTTENQSGASFDKSSPTWVALARIAGLCNRAVFQAGQDSTPILKRTVAGDASESALLKCIELCCGSVRDMRDKNNKVAEIPFNSTNKYQLSVHKNANPSESRFLLVMKGAPERILDRCSTILLQGKEQPLDEEMKDAFQNAYLELGGLGERVLGFCHLALPDDQFPDEFQFDSEEVNFPTENLCFVGLISMIDPPRAAVPDAVGKCRSAGIKVIMVTGDHPITAKAIAKGVGIISEGNETVEDIAARLNIPVNQVNPRDAKACVIHGTDLKDMAPEQIDDILRHHTEIVFARTSPQQKLIIVEGCQRQGAIVAVTGDGVNDSPALKKADIGIAMGIAGSDVSKQAADMILLDDNFASIVTGVEEGRLIFDNLKKSIAYTLTSNIPEITPFLIFIIANIPLPLGTVTILCIDLGTDMVPAISLAYEQAESDIMKRQPRNPKTDKLVNERLISMAYGQIGMIQALGGFFTYFVILAENGFLPWTLLGIRVNWDDRWVNDVEDSYGQQWTFEQRKIVEFTCHTSFFISIVVVQWADLIICKTRRNSVFQQGMKNKILIFGLFEETALAAFLSYCPGMDVALRMYPLKPTWWFCAFPYSLLIFVYDEIRKLIIRRSPGGWVEKETYY; encoded by the exons GCCGGACGAGATAAGTATGAGCCCGCGGCCACCTCGGAAAATGCCGCCAAgaccaggaagggcaagaaggcggcCAAGCAGAAGGACATGGACGAGCTGAAGAAGGAAGTGACGATG GAAGAGCACAAGCTAAGCCTGGACGAGCTACATCGGAAGTTTGGCACTGACCTGAGCCGG GGTCTGACGACCAACCGCGCCGCAGAGATCCTGGCCCGCGATGGACCAAACGCGCTGACGCCTCCCCCGACCACCCCAGAGTGGGTGAAGTTCTGCCGGCAGCTCTTCGGGGGCTTCTCCATGCTGCTGTGGATTGGGGCGGTGCTCTGTTTCCTGGCCTATGGCATCCTGGCAGCCACTGAGGAGGAACCGCTCAACGACAAT CTGTACCTCGGTGTGGTGTTGTCAGCTGTTGTCATCATCACCGGCTGCTTCTCCTACTACCAGGAAGCCAAAAGCTCAAAGATCATGGAATCTTTCAAGAACATGGTGCCTCAG CAAGCTCTGGTCATCCGTAACGGAGAAAAGCTGAGCATCAACGCGGAGGGTGTTGTGGTCGGTGACCTGGTGGAAGTGAAGGGTGGTGACCGAATCCCCGCGGATCTCCGCATCATATCTGCTCACGGCTGCAAG GTTGACAACTCTTCCCTCACTGGCGAGTCCGAGCCACAGACCCGGTCGCCTGACTTCACCAACGAGAACCCGCTGGAGACCAGGAACATTGCTTTCTTCTCAACCAACTGTGTGGAAG GCACTGCCCGTGGCGTCGTCATCAGCACGGGTGACCGTACAGTCATGGGCCGCATCGCCACCTTGGCCTCTGGGTTGGAAGGCGGCCGCACGCCCATCGCCATCGAGATCGAGCACTTCATCCACATCATCACCGGGGTGGCCGTCTTCCTGGGCGTCAGCTTcttcatcctctccctcatcctGGAGTACACCTGGTTGGAGGCCGTCATCTTCCTCATTGGCATCATTGTGGCCAACGTGCCCGAGGGACTCCTGGCCACCGTCACG GTGTGCTTGACCCTCACGGCCAAGAGAATGGCCCGGAAGAACTGCCTGGTGAAGAACCTGGAAGCTGTCGAGACCCTGGGCTCCACCTCCACCATCTGCTCTGACAAAACCGGAACCCTGACCCAGAACCGAATGACCGTGGCCCACATGTGGTTCGACAACCAGATCCACGAAGCAGACACCACCGAGAACCAGAGTG GCGCTTCCTTCGACAAAAGCTCGCCCACTTGGGTCGCCCTTGCACGCATAGCTGGCTTGTGCAACCGGGCCGTCTTCCAGGCGGGCCAGGACAGCACGCCCATCCTGAAG AGAACAGTCGCCGGCGATGCGTCCGAGTCTGCTCTTCTGAAGTGCATTGAGCTGTGCTGCGGCTCCGTTAGAGACATGAGGGATAAGAATAACAAAGTAGCAGAGATCCCCTTCAACTCCACCAACAAGTACCAG CTGTCTGTCCATAAAAATGCGAACCCCTCGGAGTCCCGCTTCCTGCTCGTGATGAAGGGTGCCCCGGAGAGGATTCTGGACCGCTGCTCAACCATCCTGCTGCAGGGCAAAGAGCAGCCTCTGGATGAGGAAATGAAAGATGCTTTCCAGAACGCGTACCTCGAGCTGGGAGGACTGGGCGAGAGAGTACTTG GCTTCTGCCACCTGGCCCTGCCGGACGACCAGTTCCCAGACGAGTTCCAGTTTGACTCGGAAGAGGTCAACTTCCCCACGGAGAACCTCTGCTTCGTGGGCCTGATTTCCATGATTGACCCACCTCGTGCTGCAGTGCCGGATGCTGTGGGAAAATGCCGCAGCGCTGGGATCAAG GTTATCATGGTGACAGGAGACCATCCAATCACAGCCAAGGCTATTGCCAAGGGCGTAGGAATCATCTCTGAGGGCAACGAAACTGTGGAGGACATTGCTGCTCGCCTGAACATTCCTGTAAATCAAGTCAACCCCAG AGATGCGAAGGCTTGTGTGATCCACGGCACCGACTTGAAGGACATGGCTCCGGAACAGATCGACGACATCTTGCGGCATCACACGGAGATCGTATTCGCCAGGACGTCCCCTCAGCAGAAGCTGATCATCGTTGAGGGTTGCCAGCGACAG GGCGCGATCGTGGCAGTCACCGGGGACGGTGTGAACGACTCCCCGGCCCTGAAGAAAGCAGACATTGGCATCGCCATGGGCATCGCCGGCTCCGACGTCTCCAAGCAGGCTGCCGACATGATCCTTCTGGATGACAACTTTGCCTCCATCGTGACTGGTGTGGAGGAAG GTCGTCTGATCTTCGATAACCTGAAGAAGTCCATCGCCTACACCTTGACCAGTAACATTCCAGAGATCACCCCTTTCCTCATCTTCATCAttgccaacattccactgcccctgggCACAGTCACCATCCTCTGCATCGATCTGGGCACAGACATG GTTCCCGCCATCTCCCTGGCTTACGAACAGGCTGAGAGTGACATCATGAAGAGACAGCCCAGGAACCCTAAGACAGACAAGCTAGTGAACGAGCGGTTAATTAGCATGGCCTACGGGCAGATAG GCATGATTCAAGCCTTGGGCGGCTTCTTCACATACTTTGTCATCTTGGCAGAGAACGGGTTCCTTCCCTGGACGCTCCTCGGAATCCGAGTCAACTGGGATGACCGCTGGGTCAATGACGTGGAAGACAGTTATGGCCAGCAGTGG ACTTTCGAGCAGCGCAAGATAGTGGAGTTCACCTGCCACACCTCTTTCTTCATCAGCATTGTGGTCGTGCAGTGGGCTGACTTGATCATATGTAAAACCAGAAGGAACTCTGTCTTCCAGCAAGGAATGAA GAATAAGATCTTGATTTTCGGCCTCTTCGAAGAGACAGCTCTGGCAGCTTTTCTGTCTTACTGCCCAGGAATGGACGTGGCTTTAAGAATGTACCCTCTCAA
- the LOC138248944 gene encoding sodium/potassium-transporting ATPase subunit alpha-1 isoform X2 — MGYGAGRDKYEPAATSENAAKTRKGKKAAKQKDMDELKKEVTMEEHKLSLDELHRKFGTDLSRGLTTNRAAEILARDGPNALTPPPTTPEWVKFCRQLFGGFSMLLWIGAVLCFLAYGILAATEEEPLNDNLYLGVVLSAVVIITGCFSYYQEAKSSKIMESFKNMVPQQALVIRNGEKLSINAEGVVVGDLVEVKGGDRIPADLRIISAHGCKVDNSSLTGESEPQTRSPDFTNENPLETRNIAFFSTNCVEGTARGVVISTGDRTVMGRIATLASGLEGGRTPIAIEIEHFIHIITGVAVFLGVSFFILSLILEYTWLEAVIFLIGIIVANVPEGLLATVTVCLTLTAKRMARKNCLVKNLEAVETLGSTSTICSDKTGTLTQNRMTVAHMWFDNQIHEADTTENQSGASFDKSSPTWVALARIAGLCNRAVFQAGQDSTPILKRTVAGDASESALLKCIELCCGSVRDMRDKNNKVAEIPFNSTNKYQLSVHKNANPSESRFLLVMKGAPERILDRCSTILLQGKEQPLDEEMKDAFQNAYLELGGLGERVLGFCHLALPDDQFPDEFQFDSEEVNFPTENLCFVGLISMIDPPRAAVPDAVGKCRSAGIKVIMVTGDHPITAKAIAKGVGIISEGNETVEDIAARLNIPVNQVNPRDAKACVIHGTDLKDMAPEQIDDILRHHTEIVFARTSPQQKLIIVEGCQRQGAIVAVTGDGVNDSPALKKADIGIAMGIAGSDVSKQAADMILLDDNFASIVTGVEEGRLIFDNLKKSIAYTLTSNIPEITPFLIFIIANIPLPLGTVTILCIDLGTDMVPAISLAYEQAESDIMKRQPRNPKTDKLVNERLISMAYGQIGMIQALGGFFTYFVILAENGFLPWTLLGIRVNWDDRWVNDVEDSYGQQWTFEQRKIVEFTCHTSFFISIVVVQWADLIICKTRRNSVFQQGMKNKILIFGLFEETALAAFLSYCPGMDVALRMYPLKPTWWFCAFPYSLLIFVYDEIRKLIIRRSPGGWVEKETYY; from the exons GCCGGACGAGATAAGTATGAGCCCGCGGCCACCTCGGAAAATGCCGCCAAgaccaggaagggcaagaaggcggcCAAGCAGAAGGACATGGACGAGCTGAAGAAGGAAGTGACGATG GAAGAGCACAAGCTAAGCCTGGACGAGCTACATCGGAAGTTTGGCACTGACCTGAGCCGG GGTCTGACGACCAACCGCGCCGCAGAGATCCTGGCCCGCGATGGACCAAACGCGCTGACGCCTCCCCCGACCACCCCAGAGTGGGTGAAGTTCTGCCGGCAGCTCTTCGGGGGCTTCTCCATGCTGCTGTGGATTGGGGCGGTGCTCTGTTTCCTGGCCTATGGCATCCTGGCAGCCACTGAGGAGGAACCGCTCAACGACAAT CTGTACCTCGGTGTGGTGTTGTCAGCTGTTGTCATCATCACCGGCTGCTTCTCCTACTACCAGGAAGCCAAAAGCTCAAAGATCATGGAATCTTTCAAGAACATGGTGCCTCAG CAAGCTCTGGTCATCCGTAACGGAGAAAAGCTGAGCATCAACGCGGAGGGTGTTGTGGTCGGTGACCTGGTGGAAGTGAAGGGTGGTGACCGAATCCCCGCGGATCTCCGCATCATATCTGCTCACGGCTGCAAG GTTGACAACTCTTCCCTCACTGGCGAGTCCGAGCCACAGACCCGGTCGCCTGACTTCACCAACGAGAACCCGCTGGAGACCAGGAACATTGCTTTCTTCTCAACCAACTGTGTGGAAG GCACTGCCCGTGGCGTCGTCATCAGCACGGGTGACCGTACAGTCATGGGCCGCATCGCCACCTTGGCCTCTGGGTTGGAAGGCGGCCGCACGCCCATCGCCATCGAGATCGAGCACTTCATCCACATCATCACCGGGGTGGCCGTCTTCCTGGGCGTCAGCTTcttcatcctctccctcatcctGGAGTACACCTGGTTGGAGGCCGTCATCTTCCTCATTGGCATCATTGTGGCCAACGTGCCCGAGGGACTCCTGGCCACCGTCACG GTGTGCTTGACCCTCACGGCCAAGAGAATGGCCCGGAAGAACTGCCTGGTGAAGAACCTGGAAGCTGTCGAGACCCTGGGCTCCACCTCCACCATCTGCTCTGACAAAACCGGAACCCTGACCCAGAACCGAATGACCGTGGCCCACATGTGGTTCGACAACCAGATCCACGAAGCAGACACCACCGAGAACCAGAGTG GCGCTTCCTTCGACAAAAGCTCGCCCACTTGGGTCGCCCTTGCACGCATAGCTGGCTTGTGCAACCGGGCCGTCTTCCAGGCGGGCCAGGACAGCACGCCCATCCTGAAG AGAACAGTCGCCGGCGATGCGTCCGAGTCTGCTCTTCTGAAGTGCATTGAGCTGTGCTGCGGCTCCGTTAGAGACATGAGGGATAAGAATAACAAAGTAGCAGAGATCCCCTTCAACTCCACCAACAAGTACCAG CTGTCTGTCCATAAAAATGCGAACCCCTCGGAGTCCCGCTTCCTGCTCGTGATGAAGGGTGCCCCGGAGAGGATTCTGGACCGCTGCTCAACCATCCTGCTGCAGGGCAAAGAGCAGCCTCTGGATGAGGAAATGAAAGATGCTTTCCAGAACGCGTACCTCGAGCTGGGAGGACTGGGCGAGAGAGTACTTG GCTTCTGCCACCTGGCCCTGCCGGACGACCAGTTCCCAGACGAGTTCCAGTTTGACTCGGAAGAGGTCAACTTCCCCACGGAGAACCTCTGCTTCGTGGGCCTGATTTCCATGATTGACCCACCTCGTGCTGCAGTGCCGGATGCTGTGGGAAAATGCCGCAGCGCTGGGATCAAG GTTATCATGGTGACAGGAGACCATCCAATCACAGCCAAGGCTATTGCCAAGGGCGTAGGAATCATCTCTGAGGGCAACGAAACTGTGGAGGACATTGCTGCTCGCCTGAACATTCCTGTAAATCAAGTCAACCCCAG AGATGCGAAGGCTTGTGTGATCCACGGCACCGACTTGAAGGACATGGCTCCGGAACAGATCGACGACATCTTGCGGCATCACACGGAGATCGTATTCGCCAGGACGTCCCCTCAGCAGAAGCTGATCATCGTTGAGGGTTGCCAGCGACAG GGCGCGATCGTGGCAGTCACCGGGGACGGTGTGAACGACTCCCCGGCCCTGAAGAAAGCAGACATTGGCATCGCCATGGGCATCGCCGGCTCCGACGTCTCCAAGCAGGCTGCCGACATGATCCTTCTGGATGACAACTTTGCCTCCATCGTGACTGGTGTGGAGGAAG GTCGTCTGATCTTCGATAACCTGAAGAAGTCCATCGCCTACACCTTGACCAGTAACATTCCAGAGATCACCCCTTTCCTCATCTTCATCAttgccaacattccactgcccctgggCACAGTCACCATCCTCTGCATCGATCTGGGCACAGACATG GTTCCCGCCATCTCCCTGGCTTACGAACAGGCTGAGAGTGACATCATGAAGAGACAGCCCAGGAACCCTAAGACAGACAAGCTAGTGAACGAGCGGTTAATTAGCATGGCCTACGGGCAGATAG GCATGATTCAAGCCTTGGGCGGCTTCTTCACATACTTTGTCATCTTGGCAGAGAACGGGTTCCTTCCCTGGACGCTCCTCGGAATCCGAGTCAACTGGGATGACCGCTGGGTCAATGACGTGGAAGACAGTTATGGCCAGCAGTGG ACTTTCGAGCAGCGCAAGATAGTGGAGTTCACCTGCCACACCTCTTTCTTCATCAGCATTGTGGTCGTGCAGTGGGCTGACTTGATCATATGTAAAACCAGAAGGAACTCTGTCTTCCAGCAAGGAATGAA GAATAAGATCTTGATTTTCGGCCTCTTCGAAGAGACAGCTCTGGCAGCTTTTCTGTCTTACTGCCCAGGAATGGACGTGGCTTTAAGAATGTACCCTCTCAA